A single window of Bombyx mori chromosome 9, ASM3026992v2 DNA harbors:
- the LOC101736398 gene encoding uncharacterized protein LOC101736398 isoform X1, with product MAKKQRVLFGILCLLSAVTAAPSDISKTDDVLQADKTETIELNIEASDGNLSQGSKRQKRFYNYYGYGFPPISPVIYSDSPRGYSSGLGPNVNEDPLVEIHKRLKEIVDVVKQPAPPPSTPFPFLFPVIFVPQYDCNCFHSSAINPPTEPTAKKNETLPSVENRVPVLLDDERQNWGLVVNESENDDYEDDLTNRPISFDPIKAGRPMARPPPPVEHGSKQSETGNLFTTTTTTTTAAPAVVTSLETFGFQSQIPKAPSICEKAVLSCCHQVHVTYDCFVSQGCPSIASVSNGKPCDPKVILQVIDRFQKYYGQRNGI from the coding sequence ATGGCGAAAAAGCAGCGCGTACTATTTGGGATTCTCTGTTTGTTAAGTGCGGTCACCGCAGCGCCTAGTGATATTAGCAAAACAGACGATGTCCTACAAGCTGATAAAACTGAAACAATTGAACTTAATATAGAAGCAAGCGACGGAAACTTGTCTCAAGGCTCAAAACGTCAAAAACGATTTTATAACTATTACGGTTATGGCTTTCCACCGATCAGTCCCGTGATTTATTCTGATTCGCCCAGAGGCTATTCTTCCGGATTAGGGCCTAATGTAAATGAAGATCCTTTAGTAGAGATACACAAACGTCTTAAAGAAATAGTGGACGTTGTAAAGCAACCGGCACCACCACCTTCAACGCCTTTCCCGTTCCTTTTCCCCGTGATATTTGTTCCACAATATGACTGCAATTGTTTTCATAGTAGTGCCATAAATCCACCTACTGAACCAACAGCGAAGAAGAACGAAACACTACCTAGTGTGGAGAACAGAGTGCCAGTACTACTAGATGACGAAAGGCAAAATTGGGGTTTAGTTGTAAATGAAAGTGAAAACGATGATTATGAAGACGACTTAACTAACAGACCTATATCTTTTGACCCCATAAAGGCCGGGAGGCCAATGGCGCGTCCACCACCACCAGTTGAACATGGTAGTAAACAAAGTGAAACTGGAAACTTATTTACAacgacaacaacaacaacaactgcCGCACCAGCAGTTGTTACGAGTCTGGAAACTTTTGGATTCCAGTCGCAGATACCAAAAGCTCCCAGTATTTGCGAGAAAGCGGTGTTGAGTTGCTGTCACCAAGTTCACGTAACGTACGATTGCTTCGTGAGTCAAGGATGCCCGAGTATAGCTTCCGTATCAAATGGAAAACCTTGTGACCCCAAAGTCATACTCCAAGTTATAGATCGCTTTCAAAAATACTATGGACAACGAAATGGAATTTGA
- the LOC101736398 gene encoding uncharacterized protein LOC101736398 isoform X2, translating into MTKTNFVLVVVAVTLVCIAAAPSDFGKGDLEKSVDQISQQEHLSNSQKEDETNVRRKRHQNFYDYAAISRFQYSNVPNGFENSNFFNILFSQIQKQFDQISYFIRPSSAYSPNPLPIFVPSFYIPNSNCNCYPTNVQATFDNSQSQIIQDLPPTNTDYTSADVSIPVTRTDIRQPTATSTAKELSTTAVSIIDDKVRTSAPIMTEESSTVSTSTTNSEDTVSINFGENESDDDYEELGTRPISFEPIRINNQNARPAPPVDRGSTQEDSQNLDS; encoded by the coding sequence ATGACAAAAACAAACTTCGTTTTAGTTGTGGTCGCCGTCACGCTCGTTTGTATTGCTGCAGCGCCAAGTGATTTCGGAAAAGGCGACCTTGAGAAGAGTGTTGATCAAATCAGCCAACAAGAGCATCTCTCAAATAGTCAGAAAGAAGATGAAACTAACGTTCGCCGTAAACGTCACCAAAATTTTTACGATTACGCGGCGATAAGTCGATTCCAGTATTCCAACGTGCCCAATGGATTCGAAAATTCCAATTTCTTCAAtatacttttttcacaaatacaaaaacaatttgaTCAAATATCCTATTTTATAAGACCTTCTTCTGCATATTCACCAAATCCTCTGCCAATATTTGTTCCATCGTTTTATATCCCAAATAGTAACTGCAATTGCTATCCAACGAATGTTCAAGCTACTTTTGACAATAGCCAAAGTCAAATAATCCAAGATTTACCTCCAACTAACACAGATTATACAAGTGCAGATGTATCAATACCCGTTACTAGAACAGACATTAGACAACCGACCGCAACTTCAACAGCTAAAGAACTTTCAACCACAGCAGTGTCCATTATCGACGACAAAGTACGAACTTCAGCACCGATAATGACTGAAGAATCATCAACCGTTTCTACATCAACTACAAATTCTGAAGACACAGTTAGTATTAATTTCGGCGAAAACGAAAGTGATGATGATTATGAAGAGCTTGGTACTAGACCCATATCCTTCGAACCGATAAGAATAAATAATCAAAACGCTAGACCTGCACCACCAGTGGATCGTGGAAGCACACAAGAAGATTCTCAAAATTTAGACAGTTAA